From the Cyclopterus lumpus isolate fCycLum1 chromosome 25, fCycLum1.pri, whole genome shotgun sequence genome, one window contains:
- the LOC117728068 gene encoding mRNA decay activator protein ZFP36 produces MPSDFLTPFLELDEEFFKNFRGLEATDGSSTGSQPQPQQHSQRVLGFQRRHSLCPVTLPNSKFNNNNNNNNNNNNNNNSGSSSEVTNAADGWGLNVASSQGWSGESQLPRSTLSHIPFRVDRSVSMIEGSGMGGREDQMATLSPKLVLPPPGFSLSNASLSSIGSPSASRPLAPSPHISTRYKTELCRTFEESGTCKYGAKCQFAHGMDEMRGLSRHPKYKTEPCRTFHTIGFCPYGARCHFIHNADEILDGNGGAPPQKQKMRPPLLRHSFSFAGFSSSPQSFQPVEELQPSSLFFARASSVSPPPSSAGSPELLSPLFPKPGNLKHCPYPFSGIPDLDAGDSALRFYAVNDSVGTRCPTSVFASKNPNLAYHLPQQLPASLNGLAGLQRCSSADSLSEEGYTSSCSLSSSSSGTESPSFEGRRLPIFSRLSVTDE; encoded by the exons ATGCCCTCCGACTTTCTCACGCCTTTCCTGGAACTGGACGAGGAGTTCTTCAAG AATTTCCGTGGCCTGGAGGCGACAGATGGCTCGTCAACCGGCTCGCAGCCGCAACCGCAGCAGCACAGTCAGAGAGTCTTGGGCTTCCAGCGTCGCCATTCTCTGTGCCCCGTGACACTCCCCAACTCCaagttcaacaacaacaataacaataataacaacaacaacaacaacaacaacagcggcagcAGCTCTGAGGTGACTAACGCAGCAGACGGCTGGGGGCTCAACGTGGCCTCCAGCCAGGGGTGGAGCGGGGAGAGTCAGCTTCCCCGCTCCACGCTCAGCCACATCCCCTTCAGGGTCGACCGCTCGGTCAGCATGATCGAGGGCAGCGGCATGGGAGGCAGAGAGGACCAGATGGCTACCTTGTCCCCGAAACTGGTGCTGCCACCACCGGGCTTCTCCCTCAGCAacgcctccctctcctccatcggCTCCCCCTCGGCTTCCAGACCGCTGGCCCCTTCGCCTCACATCTCCACGCGGTACAAGACCGAACTCTGCCGCACCTTCGAGGAGAGCGGGACCTGCAAGTACGGCGCCAAGTGCCAGTTCGCCCACGGCATGGACGAGATGAGAGGCCTCAGCCGGCACCCCAAGTACAAGACGGAGCCGTGCCGCACTTTCCACACGATAGGCTTCTGCCCCTACGGGGCCCGCTGCCACTTCATCCACAACGCTGACGAGATCCTCGACGGCAACGGCGGCGCACCTCCCCAGAAGCAGAAGATGAGGCCTCCACTGCTGCGCCACAGCTTCAGCTTCGCAgggttctcctcctctccacagaGTTTCCAACCAGTTGAGGAGTTGCagccttcctccctcttcttcgcCCGGGCCTCTTccgtctcccctcctccttcctcagcGGGGAGCCCGGaactcctctcccctctcttcccaAAACCGGGGAACCTGAAGCATTGCCCCTACCCTTTCTCCGGAATCCCCGACCTGGATGCCGGCGATTCGGCTCTGCGATTCTACGCCGTGAACGATTCCGTCGGCACCAGGTGTCCCACCTCCGTTTTCGCCTCCAAAAACCCGAACCTCGCTTACCACCTCCCCCAGCAGCTGCCGGCCTCCTTGAACGGCCTGGCCGGCCTCCAGCGCTGCTCGTCGGCGGACTCCCTCTCTGAGGAAGGCtacacctcctcctgctccctcagCTCTTCCTCCAGCGGCACAGAGTCGCCGAGCTTCGAGGGCCGACGCCTGCCCATCTTCAGCCGGCTGTCTGTCACAGACGAGTAG